One stretch of Chryseobacterium indologenes DNA includes these proteins:
- the purF gene encoding amidophosphoribosyltransferase, with protein sequence MKSLDIHKSEYLKQFENQVYGRNLFRTQEEERLDAPNEECGIFGLYSDEDLDTFSLSQFGLFALQHRGQEACGISVLKDGKITNMKDEGLVLDVYKDIQEPETFMGNSAIGHTRYTTAGDKKKYNFQPFFAKNEYDQIILSIAHNGNLTNAKELKAELEAEGVVFRATSDSEVILRLIQKNLDLGLRGAIKATMEKIEGAYSVVGMTRNKFFAFRDFNGIRPLVLGAINENSYVVASESVALDAVGAQYVRDILPGEIIYTNENEPGKLHSYMMDEAKGKQRICSFEYIYFARPDSTLENINVYEIREKSGEKIWDQAPVDADLVIGVPDSGVPAAIGFSKASGIPFRPVLIKNRYIGRSFIVPTQEMRERVVNLKLNPIISEMKDKRVVIIDDSIVRGTTSKRLVKILKDAGVKEIHFRSVSPPIIAPCYLGIDTPSKDDLISANMSTEELKNYLGVDSLEFLSIDNLKDILGSSNHCFGCFTEEYPVGKGEEVELFN encoded by the coding sequence ATGAAAAGTTTAGACATTCATAAAAGTGAATATTTAAAACAGTTTGAAAACCAGGTTTACGGAAGAAACCTTTTCAGAACTCAGGAGGAGGAAAGATTAGACGCTCCTAATGAGGAATGTGGAATCTTCGGACTCTATTCAGATGAAGATCTGGATACATTTTCTCTTTCACAATTCGGGCTTTTTGCGCTCCAGCACAGAGGGCAGGAAGCTTGTGGTATTTCCGTCTTAAAAGACGGGAAAATTACCAATATGAAAGATGAAGGACTGGTTTTAGATGTTTATAAAGACATTCAGGAACCTGAAACTTTTATGGGAAATTCTGCAATTGGGCATACCCGTTATACCACTGCAGGAGATAAAAAGAAATATAATTTCCAGCCATTTTTCGCAAAAAACGAATATGACCAGATTATACTTTCTATAGCGCATAATGGTAACCTTACCAATGCGAAAGAATTAAAAGCTGAATTAGAAGCTGAAGGTGTAGTTTTCAGAGCTACTTCCGATTCTGAGGTGATCCTGAGATTAATCCAGAAAAACCTTGATCTTGGACTTCGTGGAGCCATTAAAGCGACCATGGAAAAAATCGAAGGCGCTTATTCCGTAGTAGGAATGACAAGAAATAAATTCTTTGCTTTCAGAGATTTCAATGGTATTCGTCCATTAGTTTTAGGGGCTATTAATGAAAACTCTTATGTTGTAGCTTCCGAATCTGTAGCATTAGATGCAGTAGGAGCTCAGTATGTACGTGATATTCTTCCAGGAGAAATCATTTACACCAATGAAAATGAGCCTGGAAAACTGCATTCTTATATGATGGATGAAGCCAAAGGAAAACAGAGAATCTGCTCTTTTGAATACATCTACTTTGCAAGACCTGACTCTACTTTAGAAAACATTAACGTATATGAGATTAGAGAAAAATCCGGTGAAAAAATCTGGGATCAGGCTCCTGTAGATGCAGACTTGGTAATTGGGGTTCCGGATTCCGGAGTTCCGGCTGCTATTGGATTCTCAAAAGCTTCTGGAATACCTTTCCGTCCTGTTTTGATTAAAAACAGATACATCGGGAGAAGCTTCATCGTTCCAACACAGGAAATGAGAGAAAGAGTTGTAAACCTTAAGCTAAACCCAATTATTTCAGAAATGAAAGATAAAAGGGTGGTAATCATCGATGACTCTATCGTTCGTGGAACAACATCTAAGAGATTGGTTAAAATTTTAAAAGATGCAGGGGTAAAAGAAATTCACTTCAGAAGTGTTTCTCCACCCATTATCGCTCCATGTTACCTGGGAATTGATACCCCGTCAAAAGATGATCTGATCTCAGCAAACATGTCCACAGAAGAACTTAAAAACTATTTAGGAGTAGATTCTTTAGAGTTTTTGAGCATAGACAACCTGAAAGATATTTTAGGATCTTCCAATCACTGCTTTGGATGCTTTACAGAAGAATATCCGGTAGGAAAAGGAGAGGAGGTAGAATTATTCAATTAA
- a CDS encoding glycerophosphodiester phosphodiesterase family protein — MKNALLSGILLIASQFYSAQTFDNQAHRGGKSLYPENTIPAMKNALKMNVTTLEMDLAITKDKKVILSHDAFLSPELITKPNGTYIPKDSGFYYKIYEMPYAKIQTFDAGLKQLKNYPDQKKIKVQKPLFSEVIDAVESYTRELKRPLPYYNIETKTRPFSDNIFHPEPKEFVDLMMKIIIEKRIQDRVIIQSFDPRTLEIIHKEYPKIMTALLIEEVNDKKLAQQRINFKTIPVEKFKLYPDHLNGVTGDMKFLSFTPTIYSPDHRLVTPELVEECHVLGMKVIPWTVNTKERLEELKNMGIDGVISDDPRIFE, encoded by the coding sequence ATGAAGAACGCACTTTTATCAGGTATATTGCTTATTGCCAGTCAATTTTACTCAGCACAGACTTTCGATAACCAGGCACATCGGGGTGGAAAATCTCTATATCCGGAAAATACAATCCCCGCAATGAAAAATGCCTTAAAAATGAATGTCACAACCCTCGAAATGGATTTGGCCATTACAAAGGATAAAAAAGTAATCCTCTCTCATGACGCTTTTCTTTCACCCGAATTAATTACCAAACCAAATGGGACTTATATCCCGAAAGATTCTGGGTTTTATTACAAAATTTATGAAATGCCTTATGCAAAGATTCAGACATTTGATGCAGGTTTAAAGCAACTGAAAAACTATCCAGATCAAAAGAAAATAAAAGTTCAGAAACCTCTTTTTTCTGAGGTAATAGATGCTGTGGAGAGCTATACCCGTGAATTAAAAAGACCTTTGCCTTATTATAATATAGAAACCAAAACACGCCCTTTCTCTGATAACATTTTTCATCCTGAGCCAAAAGAATTTGTAGACCTGATGATGAAGATCATTATAGAAAAAAGAATTCAGGACAGGGTTATTATTCAGTCTTTTGATCCAAGAACCTTGGAGATCATTCATAAAGAATATCCCAAAATAATGACCGCTTTACTTATAGAAGAAGTTAATGATAAAAAATTAGCACAGCAACGGATAAATTTTAAAACTATCCCGGTGGAAAAATTTAAATTATATCCTGATCATCTGAATGGAGTAACGGGAGATATGAAATTTTTAAGTTTTACCCCCACCATCTATAGCCCGGATCATAGACTGGTCACTCCTGAACTCGTGGAAGAGTGTCACGTGTTGGGAATGAAAGTCATCCCATGGACAGTGAATACCAAAGAAAGATTAGAAGAGTTAAAAAACATGGGAATTGATGGCGTGATCAGCGATGACCCAAGAATATTTGAATAA
- a CDS encoding porin family protein: protein MKKLFLGLALTAGTLAFAQESTTVNTSPLKKDAQPVRFGIKAGGNSAYFSEQKFGMNSQKLGFHAGAFVNIPISKQFSFQPEVLYNQMGARDVAYSTEVTTGATTVKTKGESKVTMNYISVPLMVQMRPMDKFYIEAGPEFSYFINGKTKGEATVATTTGGITTTTSQSQSDDLNKDDINKFNFGLGLGLGYDITNNIGISARYVNSLTKIDKSRPAAENNNRVFQLGLNYKF from the coding sequence ATGAAGAAGTTATTTTTAGGCCTAGCATTAACTGCTGGTACATTAGCCTTTGCTCAGGAATCAACAACTGTAAATACATCACCTCTTAAAAAAGATGCTCAACCTGTAAGATTTGGTATTAAAGCCGGAGGAAACTCTGCGTATTTCAGTGAGCAAAAATTCGGAATGAACAGCCAGAAATTAGGTTTCCATGCCGGAGCTTTTGTAAATATTCCTATCTCTAAACAATTCAGTTTCCAACCAGAGGTTTTGTATAACCAAATGGGGGCAAGAGATGTAGCCTATTCAACAGAAGTAACTACAGGAGCAACTACTGTAAAAACTAAAGGAGAAAGTAAAGTTACAATGAACTATATTTCAGTTCCTTTAATGGTTCAAATGAGACCTATGGATAAGTTTTATATTGAAGCAGGTCCTGAATTCAGTTACTTTATCAACGGAAAAACTAAAGGAGAAGCTACTGTAGCAACTACTACAGGAGGGATCACAACAACAACATCACAATCTCAGTCTGATGACCTTAATAAAGATGATATCAACAAATTCAATTTCGGTTTAGGTCTTGGTTTAGGTTATGATATTACTAATAACATTGGTATTAGTGCAAGATATGTTAACAGTTTAACAAAGATCGATAAAAGCAGACCTGCTGCTGAAAACAACAACAGAGTGTTCCAATTAGGTCTGAACTATAAGTTCTAA
- a CDS encoding porin family protein: MKKILFGLALVAGTFSFAQKTSSNTGSPVRFGVKAGLNVSTVSNYNANSKAGFYGGLFATIPVAQDFSVQPEVLYSGMGAKSKYDSSDKINLDYIAVPVMFQYNALPNLYLEAGPQFGFLVSAKAKDNNGSLDIKDGLKTFDFGLGLGAGYYFTPNIGVNVRYVAGLTDIVKDRIGGDSAKNGVFQVGLAYKF, translated from the coding sequence ATGAAAAAGATTCTTTTTGGCCTTGCATTAGTAGCAGGTACTTTCTCTTTCGCACAAAAAACTTCAAGCAATACAGGTTCTCCAGTTAGATTTGGTGTAAAAGCTGGTCTTAATGTTTCAACTGTTTCTAACTATAACGCTAACTCAAAAGCTGGATTCTATGGAGGTTTATTCGCTACTATTCCAGTAGCTCAGGATTTCTCTGTACAACCGGAAGTATTATATAGTGGTATGGGTGCTAAATCTAAATATGACAGCAGTGATAAAATTAATTTAGATTATATCGCAGTACCGGTAATGTTCCAATATAATGCACTACCTAATCTATATTTAGAAGCAGGTCCTCAATTCGGATTTTTGGTAAGCGCTAAAGCAAAAGATAATAATGGTTCTCTAGATATTAAAGACGGATTAAAAACTTTTGATTTCGGACTTGGTCTTGGAGCAGGGTATTACTTCACTCCTAACATCGGAGTTAATGTAAGATATGTTGCAGGATTAACAGATATTGTTAAAGACAGAATCGGTGGTGATTCTGCTAAAAACGGAGTATTCCAAGTTGGTTTAGCTTATAAATTCTAG
- a CDS encoding porin family protein produces MKKLILGLAVTAGTLAFAQTTSSNPVTFGVKGGMNVSSLSKDNGLDDQKSKIGFNAGVFANIPVATSFSIQPEVLYSQYGNKSDYTLAGTKFSASTKLDYITVPVMFQYNALPNLYLEAGPEFGFMVSAKNKYKNESSGQSSTTDNFKDNLNTFNFGIGLGAGYYFTPNLGITARYVAGLTDIAKDRPSGSDAIRNNVFQVGLAYKFK; encoded by the coding sequence ATGAAAAAGTTAATTTTAGGATTAGCAGTAACTGCGGGAACACTAGCGTTCGCTCAAACAACTTCTTCTAATCCGGTAACATTTGGGGTAAAAGGAGGCATGAACGTTTCTTCACTTTCCAAAGATAATGGTCTGGATGACCAAAAATCTAAAATAGGATTTAATGCAGGTGTATTTGCCAACATTCCGGTGGCTACTTCATTCAGCATTCAACCAGAAGTTTTATATTCACAATATGGTAATAAATCTGACTATACTTTAGCAGGGACTAAATTTTCTGCTTCTACCAAATTAGATTATATTACAGTACCGGTAATGTTCCAGTACAACGCGCTTCCTAACCTTTATTTAGAAGCTGGACCAGAATTTGGTTTCATGGTAAGTGCTAAGAATAAATACAAAAATGAATCTTCAGGACAATCTTCTACAACAGATAACTTCAAAGATAATTTGAATACATTTAACTTTGGTATCGGTTTAGGAGCAGGATATTATTTCACCCCTAACTTAGGAATTACTGCAAGATATGTTGCAGGTTTAACGGATATTGCTAAAGACAGACCTAGTGGTTCTGATGCTATTAGAAACAACGTATTCCAGGTAGGATTAGCTTATAAATTTAAATAA
- a CDS encoding tail fiber domain-containing protein: MKKCTLLLLFLFFENTFHAQVGINTTTPNPSSVLEVVGYDKGVLIPRIALTGSLDTTTIPSPVHSLLIYNTSSVNGISPGYYYWSTTAGRWIKVLDDLTPIVMTGWSLTGNSGMVNGVNFIGTSDNVDVIFKRNNIVSGVLNTTNTIFGVNSLTANTVGLNNTAVGVNNLISNTTGSMNTAIGAEVLSSNKSGIQNTGYGYRALYSNLDGNNNVANGYFSLFSAKSTIGNVGIGASSIRELTSGDYNIGIGGDALRMIPGGRGNTAIGGSAGYNLNTINNYNTFIGFRAGTGLVSGKANTIIGANVTGLPASLSNNIIIADGDGNRRINIDQNGNMGIGTDTPKFPLDIRLKTTSWPLAASSLTYYGISPDLGSPDGTLTTYPNYTNDIGTFNSNTSIYADGNIISVGKLSVAQTSLFSDKRIKNIIGKSDTAKDLKILKKLDITDYYMKDESVYGKQEFKKVIAQEVETVYPQAVSKNNVKTFIPNIYQPAQQNNEVFTFEKPIAISKEDKFLKIYDETGEIILKIKNSTSKSITVHLEDKKLKGKLFIYGTEVSDLRTVDYDALSMLNISATQELAKKIEMLENENEALKKSNMEMQKVQATFEERLQRLESSFVKQK; encoded by the coding sequence ATGAAAAAGTGCACATTGCTGCTGTTATTTCTTTTCTTTGAAAATACTTTCCATGCCCAGGTGGGAATTAATACCACAACACCTAATCCTTCTTCCGTGCTTGAGGTTGTAGGTTATGACAAAGGAGTCTTAATTCCCCGAATCGCATTGACCGGAAGTTTGGACACCACGACAATACCGTCTCCGGTCCATTCTTTATTGATTTACAATACATCTTCTGTAAACGGAATATCTCCTGGATATTATTATTGGAGTACAACTGCCGGGCGATGGATAAAAGTGTTGGATGATTTAACACCTATCGTGATGACAGGATGGAGTCTTACAGGAAACTCAGGCATGGTCAATGGAGTTAATTTTATAGGGACTTCTGATAATGTAGATGTTATTTTTAAAAGAAATAATATCGTATCCGGTGTATTAAATACGACCAATACTATATTCGGAGTAAATAGTTTAACAGCTAATACAGTGGGTCTTAATAATACTGCAGTAGGTGTTAATAACTTAATTTCAAATACCACCGGAAGTATGAATACTGCGATAGGAGCAGAGGTGTTAAGCAGCAACAAATCCGGAATACAGAATACCGGTTATGGATACCGGGCTCTATATTCGAATCTGGATGGCAATAATAATGTTGCCAATGGCTATTTTTCACTTTTTTCTGCTAAAAGTACCATAGGTAATGTGGGTATTGGAGCCAGCTCGATTAGGGAGCTGACCTCCGGCGATTACAATATAGGAATAGGAGGAGATGCTTTACGGATGATTCCGGGAGGAAGAGGAAATACAGCAATTGGTGGATCTGCGGGATATAATTTAAATACAATTAATAATTATAACACTTTTATCGGTTTCCGGGCAGGAACAGGACTTGTTTCGGGAAAAGCTAATACTATTATCGGAGCGAATGTAACCGGATTGCCTGCTTCACTTTCAAATAACATTATCATTGCCGATGGTGACGGAAACAGAAGAATTAATATTGATCAGAACGGAAATATGGGTATTGGAACGGATACCCCGAAATTTCCGTTGGATATCCGGTTAAAGACGACCTCCTGGCCTTTGGCGGCATCAAGCCTTACCTATTATGGAATAAGTCCGGATTTGGGATCTCCTGACGGAACGTTAACTACCTATCCGAATTATACTAATGATATAGGAACTTTCAATAGTAATACGTCTATTTATGCAGATGGAAATATTATATCGGTTGGAAAACTGAGTGTGGCGCAAACGTCTCTTTTTTCAGATAAAAGAATCAAAAATATCATAGGGAAATCAGATACTGCAAAGGATCTGAAGATTTTAAAAAAGCTTGATATTACCGATTATTATATGAAAGATGAGTCTGTGTACGGCAAACAGGAATTCAAAAAGGTAATTGCTCAGGAAGTGGAAACGGTATATCCACAGGCCGTCAGTAAAAATAATGTAAAAACTTTTATTCCCAATATTTATCAGCCGGCCCAACAAAATAACGAAGTTTTTACTTTTGAGAAACCTATTGCTATTTCTAAGGAAGATAAATTTCTTAAAATATACGATGAAACCGGGGAAATTATTTTGAAAATTAAAAATAGTACATCTAAGAGTATTACAGTACATCTGGAAGATAAAAAACTTAAAGGAAAGTTATTTATTTACGGTACTGAAGTATCTGACCTGAGAACGGTAGATTATGATGCCTTATCTATGCTGAATATTTCTGCAACTCAGGAACTGGCAAAAAAAATAGAGATGTTAGAAAATGAAAATGAGGCATTAAAAAAATCGAATATGGAAATGCAGAAAGTACAAGCCACTTTTGAAGAACGTTTACAACGTCTTGAATCTTCTTTTGTAAAACAAAAATAA
- the aroB gene encoding 3-dehydroquinate synthase, producing MITILNDNFSQLNDFLHEKTFSKIFILVDENTHEYCLPVLLGNMETDLGFEILEIEAGEEMKNIQTANQLWEILTEMQADRKALVINLGGGVITDMGGFVASTYKRGIQFINIPTTLLSMCDASIGGKTGIDLMHYKNMVGTFAFPEQIFIYPKFLETLPFKELRSGFAEMLKHGLIADNAHWKQLIQIQKLDVDAVTPYIQNSMDIKQEVVEKDFHESNIRKTLNFGHTIGHAVESLCLQQENPILHGEAVAMGMICEAHLAYLENLISEEDSKIIIENIQRYYPYLDISDFKDEDITALLLNDKKNVDSKINFSLLTGIGECNYDYQCSRKNILESLSFYRKLNDA from the coding sequence ATGATAACAATATTAAACGATAATTTTTCTCAACTTAACGATTTTCTTCATGAGAAAACATTCAGTAAAATTTTTATTTTGGTGGATGAAAATACCCATGAATACTGTCTTCCTGTTCTTTTAGGCAATATGGAAACAGATCTTGGGTTTGAAATTCTGGAGATTGAGGCAGGAGAAGAAATGAAAAATATCCAGACTGCTAATCAGCTTTGGGAAATTCTTACAGAAATGCAGGCAGACAGAAAAGCTTTGGTGATCAACCTGGGTGGCGGCGTTATTACAGATATGGGAGGTTTTGTTGCATCTACCTATAAAAGAGGGATCCAGTTCATCAATATCCCTACTACCCTTTTATCTATGTGTGACGCTTCTATTGGTGGGAAAACAGGAATTGATCTGATGCACTATAAAAACATGGTGGGAACCTTTGCTTTCCCGGAACAAATTTTTATTTATCCTAAATTTTTAGAAACATTACCTTTTAAAGAATTAAGAAGTGGATTTGCTGAAATGCTGAAACACGGGTTGATTGCAGATAACGCACATTGGAAACAATTGATACAGATTCAAAAGCTTGATGTAGATGCTGTTACTCCTTATATTCAGAATTCTATGGATATTAAACAAGAGGTAGTAGAAAAAGATTTCCATGAAAGTAACATCAGAAAAACATTGAACTTCGGACATACAATAGGTCATGCTGTGGAAAGTCTTTGTTTACAGCAGGAAAATCCTATTCTTCACGGAGAGGCTGTTGCCATGGGAATGATCTGTGAAGCCCATCTGGCGTATCTTGAAAACCTTATTTCAGAAGAAGATTCAAAAATAATCATTGAAAATATTCAAAGATATTATCCTTATTTAGATATCAGTGATTTTAAAGATGAAGATATTACAGCCTTACTTTTAAATGACAAAAAAAATGTTGACAGTAAAATCAACTTTTCTCTGCTTACCGGTATTGGTGAATGTAATTATGATTACCAGTGCAGTAGAAAAAACATCCTTGAATCATTATCTTTCTACAGAAAACTGAATGATGCATAG
- a CDS encoding pseudouridine synthase, with the protein MSRDNNNSDRPKRPRISTKKSSDDSRASRSGNSSGSKPFKKPFSKDGGRKGPEHSGSNSRFEKKPFKKNTGSFDNSNDDSESKSERKPYITNKSESYEKKSFGKPKRGGKNFDTRDKYERGSLKYGRRPSNGDEKADDKTRSFVQKRRLNKIDKDIHKDSIRLNKYIANSGICSRREADELITQGLVEVNGKVVTEMGYQVQKTDKVVFDGQSITPEKPVYVLLNKPKGYISTTKDDKARKTVMDLVANASPYRLFPVGRLDRSTTGVILLTNDGHMTKKLTHPSFDAKKIYHVTLDKKLTGEDLRLIAEGIRLDEGVAVVDQISYIEGKPKNEIGIEIHIGWNRVIRRIFQRLGYEVESLDRVMFAGLTKKNIKRGHWRILTELEVNNLKML; encoded by the coding sequence ATGAGCAGAGATAATAATAATTCAGACAGACCAAAGAGACCAAGAATTTCAACCAAGAAAAGTTCTGATGATTCTCGTGCTTCCAGATCTGGAAATTCTTCAGGATCAAAACCTTTTAAAAAACCGTTCTCTAAAGACGGAGGAAGAAAAGGGCCCGAACATTCAGGATCCAACTCAAGATTTGAAAAGAAACCGTTCAAGAAAAATACCGGAAGTTTTGACAACTCCAACGATGATTCTGAATCAAAATCTGAAAGAAAGCCTTATATCACGAATAAAAGCGAGAGTTATGAGAAAAAATCTTTTGGAAAACCTAAGAGAGGCGGAAAAAACTTTGATACTAGAGATAAGTATGAAAGAGGCAGTCTGAAATATGGTAGAAGACCATCTAATGGAGATGAAAAAGCTGATGACAAAACAAGATCTTTTGTACAGAAAAGAAGACTGAATAAGATTGATAAAGACATCCATAAAGACAGCATCCGTCTTAATAAGTATATTGCTAATTCCGGAATTTGCAGCAGGAGAGAAGCTGATGAGCTTATCACCCAGGGACTTGTAGAGGTAAACGGAAAAGTAGTTACCGAGATGGGTTATCAGGTACAGAAAACAGATAAAGTTGTTTTTGACGGACAAAGTATTACACCGGAAAAACCGGTTTATGTACTTCTGAACAAGCCAAAAGGGTATATTTCTACCACTAAGGATGACAAAGCAAGAAAAACAGTAATGGATCTTGTAGCGAACGCTTCTCCTTACAGACTTTTCCCGGTTGGAAGATTAGACCGTTCTACTACAGGGGTAATCTTATTGACTAATGACGGGCACATGACGAAAAAACTGACACATCCATCTTTTGATGCGAAGAAAATTTATCATGTAACGTTGGATAAGAAACTGACTGGTGAAGATTTACGTCTTATTGCAGAAGGAATCCGTCTTGACGAGGGAGTAGCAGTAGTAGATCAGATTTCATACATCGAAGGTAAGCCTAAAAATGAAATCGGAATTGAGATCCACATTGGATGGAACCGTGTTATCAGAAGAATTTTCCAAAGATTAGGATACGAGGTAGAATCTTTAGACAGAGTAATGTTTGCCGGATTAACTAAGAAAAATATCAAAAGAGGACACTGGAGAATTCTTACAGAACTGGAAGTAAATAATCTTAAAATGCTTTAA
- the pncA gene encoding bifunctional nicotinamidase/pyrazinamidase yields MKKALIIVDVQNDFCEGGALAVPGANEIIPYINLLMDENEYDQIILTQDWHPVGHKSFASSNGRKVGENIILNGVPQFMWPDHCVQGTFGAEFHKDLNQSKVTHIIQKGKNIEIDSYSGFQDNNHFMKTGLDDFLKYHDIQLVEIVGLAMDYCVKFTAQDAVANGYVTCLHFNGTRAVNVKPDNGRDAIYEMIEKGVTVLG; encoded by the coding sequence ATGAAAAAAGCGTTAATAATAGTCGATGTACAGAATGACTTTTGTGAAGGCGGAGCATTGGCAGTACCAGGAGCAAATGAGATTATTCCTTATATCAACCTTCTGATGGATGAAAATGAGTATGATCAAATCATTTTAACTCAGGACTGGCATCCTGTAGGGCATAAAAGCTTCGCCAGCAGTAACGGGCGTAAAGTAGGTGAAAATATCATTCTAAATGGCGTTCCGCAATTTATGTGGCCGGATCACTGTGTGCAGGGAACTTTCGGAGCAGAATTCCATAAAGACTTGAACCAAAGCAAGGTTACCCATATTATACAAAAAGGGAAAAATATTGAAATTGATAGCTATAGCGGCTTCCAGGACAATAATCACTTCATGAAAACGGGATTGGATGATTTCTTGAAATACCACGATATTCAGTTAGTGGAAATTGTAGGACTGGCGATGGATTATTGTGTAAAATTCACTGCACAGGATGCCGTTGCTAATGGATATGTTACTTGTCTTCATTTCAATGGAACCCGTGCGGTAAACGTAAAACCAGATAACGGCAGAGATGCAATTTACGAAATGATTGAAAAAGGAGTTACAGTATTGGGATAA
- a CDS encoding DEAD/DEAH box helicase — protein sequence MSFESLGLSNNIIRSVKKLGYLKPFPIQEQAVPVILQGKDLMGIAKTGSGKTACFVMPILEKLHNSEAKKGRNIQVLILVPTRELAIQIDEVFRAFTENLKREIRTMAVYGGVSINPQMKGMFGVEVLIATPGRLLDLIDHNALSISEIQHLVIDEADKMFQLGFGEEMNKLFALMPVVKQTVLFSATLNDKVAEMKERLSINPTIIEIKKEEVEIDNIEQFAYHVLPENKGPFLRYLIKEKKVEKALIFVSSTRSADNLVEKLKKNKIKAVAIHSQKSQGARRNNLEEFKSNGAQILVATDLIGRGIHIDDLPCVINYELPRSPLDYIHRIGRTGRANEKGIAINILTDDELQHFRVIQKKMGKKVTLERTEGINLHGY from the coding sequence ATGTCATTTGAATCGTTAGGATTATCAAACAATATTATTCGTTCCGTTAAAAAACTTGGGTATTTAAAACCTTTTCCTATCCAGGAACAAGCTGTACCTGTTATATTGCAAGGGAAAGATCTGATGGGAATTGCAAAGACAGGTTCTGGAAAGACGGCTTGTTTTGTAATGCCAATTTTAGAAAAACTACACAATTCAGAAGCGAAGAAAGGTCGTAATATTCAGGTTTTAATATTGGTACCAACCCGTGAATTAGCGATTCAGATTGATGAAGTTTTTAGAGCGTTTACAGAAAATTTAAAGCGTGAAATACGTACCATGGCTGTTTATGGAGGAGTTTCTATCAATCCACAGATGAAAGGAATGTTTGGGGTGGAAGTTCTTATAGCAACACCAGGACGTTTATTAGACTTAATTGACCATAATGCATTGAGTATTTCAGAAATTCAGCATTTGGTAATTGATGAAGCGGATAAAATGTTCCAGTTAGGTTTTGGTGAAGAAATGAATAAACTTTTTGCTCTCATGCCTGTAGTGAAACAGACGGTTTTATTTTCAGCAACTTTAAATGATAAAGTTGCTGAAATGAAAGAGCGTTTATCTATCAATCCTACGATTATTGAAATAAAAAAAGAAGAAGTTGAAATTGACAATATTGAGCAATTTGCCTATCATGTTCTGCCTGAAAATAAGGGACCTTTTTTACGGTATTTGATTAAGGAAAAGAAAGTAGAGAAAGCTTTGATATTTGTTTCGTCTACCAGATCAGCAGATAATCTAGTGGAAAAGCTTAAAAAAAATAAAATTAAAGCCGTAGCTATTCACAGTCAGAAGTCCCAAGGTGCCCGAAGAAATAATTTAGAAGAGTTTAAATCCAATGGAGCTCAAATTCTCGTAGCTACCGATCTAATAGGCCGGGGTATTCACATCGATGATCTACCTTGTGTAATCAATTATGAATTGCCAAGATCACCTTTGGATTATATCCACCGTATTGGGAGAACAGGACGTGCCAACGAAAAAGGGATTGCTATTAATATTCTGACGGATGACGAGCTACAACATTTCAGGGTCATTCAAAAGAAAATGGGTAAAAAAGTGACCTTAGAAAGAACAGAGGGAATTAATTTACATGGGTACTAG